Within Sphingobium sp. SCG-1, the genomic segment ATCGGCATGAAAGCGCCCCGCCTCATCCAGCGTCATATCATTGGCTTGGACATGGAGCGATGCCAATCCTCGCGCGGCGCGGTTGGCGAGCATGATCCACACCAGTTCTCTACCATGCGGGATATCGTCATAGAGGCCAGCCTGCATGACGAGCTCCTCCATCGCCGTCGCAAATCCCTCCGACCGATCGGAGAAGATGTTGAAGAGGGGCGGCGTGTCGCGGATCGGATCCGGATGCGGCTCGTGTTTCAGCCGCGCAAGTTCGATCCAGTGTGTCGAGTGAGAAAGCAGGGGTAAAGGATCAAGAGCGGCGCCATGGCTGAAAAAGTTGCGTTCGGCGGGTGGCACATATCCGCTGGTCTGGGCCACCAGGGCAGCCCTGAAATAGGGTCTGTCCGGCACGATCCCGGTAGCGACCAGAAAATCATTGAACTTGGCTGTCTTCGCATCCGCCATCTGCTTGTACCCTGCAGGGTCGCTTATCTCGATAACGGGCGGAACATTGCGGTTTCTCAGTTCCTCTAGGCGGAGCGAGGCCAACGATCGGTCCAGTTCGCGCTGAAGTAACAGTTTCTGGTCATCCCAAGTATATGGGTTCAACTGGACATGCTTGAGATACCAGTTGTAATTGTCTTTGCCGACGCCGGACGGACCCGTACGCGAGGGGGCTTCTGCTGCGATCCACCTGGCAAATTCGTCGGTCGCGACGCGGGCCGCGGTAATTGCGCGCATGAGCTTAGGGCTGGCACCTGTCATTGTTGCCGGATTATAGCCATCCAGCGACCGCATCTTCAGCGTGCCAGCTTGCAGCGCGGTAAGCGTTTGGCTTTGGTCCTTCAATGCGCGATCGCCGTAAGCCCACAGGTCGTGCGCCTGACTGTCGGCGAGATTGACTCTGGCCGATGCTAACTGGCGCGGGATCGCGCCGATCAACATGGTGAGTGTTGCGTCATCCTGACGCGACAGCGGGAAGCTGTACGAGAACAAGTCGATACTCGGCGCGGCCGACGGGCCTTCATGCGCAGGGACGTCACTTTGGTCGGCGAAAACCGTTTGATAGAACGACGGATCACGGGCCCATGGCTTCAATATTCGCAGGTTGAAATCGAACGCGTTCATTTCCGCCTCGATCAGTCGGTAGTCATTCTGCTGTGCGATCGTCCATCCGGTACGATCCAACCCCGAAAGCCGAGATTTATACGAAGTCAGGTCCGTGGCGGCTTTGGCCATCGCGGGCTGGCTATAGTCAGGCAACCCTTTGCGCACGACCGGCGTAACAAACGTGCGCCAGTCCTTGAATAGCCTGTAGAGCTCGCGGTCTTGCAGGATCCGCGCCGGGGCGACATTCTTCGACGCATCTTTAGTCGCGGGATTTTTCGCCTGGCCAACCGCAGGTGCGTTCGCCAGAGCAAAACAGATTGCGAGGCAGGCGGCAGTGTTCGAAGGTTGTCGCATTACGTTCCCCATTAGCAAA encodes:
- a CDS encoding DUF885 domain-containing protein — translated: MRQPSNTAACLAICFALANAPAVGQAKNPATKDASKNVAPARILQDRELYRLFKDWRTFVTPVVRKGLPDYSQPAMAKAATDLTSYKSRLSGLDRTGWTIAQQNDYRLIEAEMNAFDFNLRILKPWARDPSFYQTVFADQSDVPAHEGPSAAPSIDLFSYSFPLSRQDDATLTMLIGAIPRQLASARVNLADSQAHDLWAYGDRALKDQSQTLTALQAGTLKMRSLDGYNPATMTGASPKLMRAITAARVATDEFARWIAAEAPSRTGPSGVGKDNYNWYLKHVQLNPYTWDDQKLLLQRELDRSLASLRLEELRNRNVPPVIEISDPAGYKQMADAKTAKFNDFLVATGIVPDRPYFRAALVAQTSGYVPPAERNFFSHGAALDPLPLLSHSTHWIELARLKHEPHPDPIRDTPPLFNIFSDRSEGFATAMEELVMQAGLYDDIPHGRELVWIMLANRAARGLASLHVQANDMTLDEAGRFHADWTPRSWSDPASPLVGFEQLLYLRQPGYGPSYIIGKIQLDGLIARASHAADTNKRAFNMGELYARITSIGILPPALIEAELFPNTAK